ATGGTAAGGGCTGGTCAGATTATGCCTCCTGTTTCGAGTACTTTTCTTACGTGAGGCAACGGGGTAGCTTCGAGTACATTTTTGGTGAGGCAACGCGGCTGATTGACAGCGGCGGTCCACTCGATAAGATTGGGCAACTGATGGTCACGCTTGCAATTGAGACTGGTTCACGCACCGAGCTATTGGACATCACCAGTCAAGTGCAGCAAGCGGTGAGCCAGAGCGGTGTGGAATCCGGTATCTGCCTTGTCTGGGTTCCTCACACGACGGCCGCTGTGACCGTCAACGAAAGCTATGACCCTGATGTGGCAAGAGACATCTGTAACACCCTGTCCCGAGTCGTACCGGCTGCGGCCGGATACGACCACGCCGAAGGGAACGCCGACGCCCATGTCAAGGCAAGTCTGATCGGCCCAAGCGTCCAGGTGCCGGTCAAGAACCGGCGGCTGGCGCTTGGACAGTGGCAGGGAATATTTTTCTGCGAGTTTGATGGCCCGCGGCGGCGACGGGTCGAAGTCAGTGTCCTAGGTAGTTCGACGCAATCATCATAGGAGGTACTAGGAATGCACAAGAAGCTGTTCATACCGGGTCCGACCGAAGTTCGTGAGGAGATACTCAAGGCCCAGTCGAAGTGGATGATTGGTCACCGGTCCAAGGAATTCGGTGAGCTGAACGAGCGTATCGTACAGAAGACAAAGCAGGTCCTCGGCACTAAGAACTACTGTATGTGGTTCACCTCGTCCGGGACCGGTACGATGGAGGGCGCCGTGCGCAACGTCGTGACCGGCAAGATTCTACACACCGTCAACGGTGCCTTCTCAGACCGATGGTTCAAGATTTCTAAGGCCTGCGGTAAGGATGCTGCCGCCCTGACGGTCGAGTGGGGCAAGGCAATAAAGCCTGAGATGATTGACCGGGAACTGGCCAAAGGCGGATACATGGCGCTGGCTGTGACCCAGAACGAGACTTCCACCGGCGTACGCAACCCAATCGAAGACATCGCCAAGATGATGGGGGACAAGTATCCGGATGTACTCATCCTTGTTGACGCGGTCTCCTCACTGATGGGCGACTGGTTTGACATTGACGCCCTGGGCCTGGATATCGTTGTCGCGTCAAGTCAGAAGGCAGTCGCGCTACCGCCTGGTCTTGCAGTTGCGGTTGTGTCTCAGCGTGCACTGGACAAGTGCCGCACGGTCCCGGACCGGGGCTACTACTTCGACTACGATGCCATGCTCAAGCGTTACGACAAGGATCGCCAGACTCCGACTACGCCAGCGATATCGCTGTTCTGGGCCCTGGATGCTGAGCTCGACCACATATTGAAGGAGGGCATGGAGAACCGGTACCAGCGGCATCTGGAGATGGCAAGGTTCACGCGCGACTGGGCCAGGCGTTACTTCGCGCTGTTTGCCGAGCCGGGTTACGAGTCGGTTACGCTGACCACTGCGACTAACACCCGGGGTATCAGCGTCAAAGACCTGAACTCGGAGTTGGGCAAGCGCGGTATGCAGATATCCAACGGCTACGGTGACCTGAAGGAGAAAACTTTCCGTATTGCCCACATGGGCGACCTAACGCTGGCTGACATGAAGGAGGTAACGGCGGCCATCGTGGACATACTGAAGTTGGAATAGACGCGCGGCGCATAGGACACGGCGCTCTGCCCCACGCGGGGTTAGAGCATAACGCGCTAGCGCGTCGTTGGAGGAAGCGTTGGTTCTGTTGTCGCTTGTTCTGGCATTTGTCGGTCCTGGGATCCAAGTGACCGGCCGGGGTCTGACCTTCACGCCTGAGCCTTACGCGGCAAACCATGTCATCCGGTTCGCCAACGGCACCGTGCTCGACACCCGGCTCGCACCTGCTACTCCATCAGAGTCCTTGCTTCGGCCCGGCTCTGCCTGGCTTGTCCACTTGACCGAACCGGTGCGCACTGATTTTCAAACCGGGTTGCGGGCCAGTGGTCTTGAGCCGGCATGCTACATTGCGTACCAGACAGTCGTCTGCCGCGTGGCCCGGGAGGTCAGGGCAGGACTCGTGCTTGGACTCCCGTTTGTGGCCTGGCTTGCTCCGTTTCAGCCGGACTACAAACTTGCCCCAGAGCTTATCGCGACTAACGGGCCGGCTGAGCTGGTAGCCTGTCTTTGGCCTGGAGAGTCAGCCAATCGAGTCGCGGACGCAATCGCGGCCATCGGCGGACGCGTCGTCGCAGTTGGTCTGCGCACCGTCACGTTTACGATCGAAAGCAGCCAGGCCGCAGAGGTCGCCCGGCTTGAAGCTGTGTCCTGGGTCCAGATGTCAGACCAGGGCCGACCTTTCAACTGCGAGGCCCAGTGGGTAGTGCAGGTCGGCTG
The candidate division WOR-3 bacterium genome window above contains:
- a CDS encoding secondary thiamine-phosphate synthase enzyme YjbQ, encoding MMVTLAIETGSRTELLDITSQVQQAVSQSGVESGICLVWVPHTTAAVTVNESYDPDVARDICNTLSRVVPAAAGYDHAEGNADAHVKASLIGPSVQVPVKNRRLALGQWQGIFFCEFDGPRRRRVEVSVLGSSTQSS
- a CDS encoding alanine--glyoxylate aminotransferase family protein, with translation MHKKLFIPGPTEVREEILKAQSKWMIGHRSKEFGELNERIVQKTKQVLGTKNYCMWFTSSGTGTMEGAVRNVVTGKILHTVNGAFSDRWFKISKACGKDAAALTVEWGKAIKPEMIDRELAKGGYMALAVTQNETSTGVRNPIEDIAKMMGDKYPDVLILVDAVSSLMGDWFDIDALGLDIVVASSQKAVALPPGLAVAVVSQRALDKCRTVPDRGYYFDYDAMLKRYDKDRQTPTTPAISLFWALDAELDHILKEGMENRYQRHLEMARFTRDWARRYFALFAEPGYESVTLTTATNTRGISVKDLNSELGKRGMQISNGYGDLKEKTFRIAHMGDLTLADMKEVTAAIVDILKLE